In Homalodisca vitripennis isolate AUS2020 unplaced genomic scaffold, UT_GWSS_2.1 ScUCBcl_3613;HRSCAF=9238, whole genome shotgun sequence, a single genomic region encodes these proteins:
- the LOC124372625 gene encoding acidic repeat-containing protein-like: MLIQWSARMTSTSGYCYNKRVYSNNQVFRSSRIVLSTKILDRADRLRDTLIHELCHAATWIVDATSDGHGPKWRAWADKANCRFPELPVIKRCHDYAITTKFTYKCMSCGYCIGRHSKSLDTDRKRCGYCYGKFQVFVTAKMSTASATSGSDSVRTQRNPTGFALFVKDNYAAIKKQHNVPHGQVMKLLSQKFAEVKINKQSTDEQPS; encoded by the exons ATGCTGATCCAGTGGAGTGCCCGGATGACTAGCACCAGCGGCTATTGCTACAATAAGCGGGTGTATAGCAACAATCAGGTTTTCCGTTCTTCCAGAATTGTGCTGTCCACTAAG ATACTAGACAGAGCAGACCGGCTGAGGGACACACTGATCCATGAGCTGTGTCATGCAGCAACGTGGATTGTCGACGCTACATCAGACGGACACGGTCCCAAATGGAGAGCATG GGCAGACAAGGCCAACTGCAGGTTCCCGGAATTACCTGTAATTAAGCGTTGCCATGACTACGCCATCACTACCAAGTTCACTTACAAGTGTATGTCTTGTGGATACTG TATTGGCAGACACTCCAAGTCGCTGGACACAGACCGCAAACGTTGTGGCTACTGCTATGGCAAGTTCCAAGTATTCGTGACGGCTAAGATGTCAACTGCCAGTGCCACCAGTGGTTCCGACTCTGTCAGGACGCAGCGCAACCCCACCGGCTTTGCACTCTTTGTCAAGGACAATTATGCAGCCATCAAGAAACAGCACAATGTTCCACACGGCCAAGTTATGAAACTTCTGAGCCAAAAGTTTGCagaagtaaaaattaacaaacagaGTACAGATGAGCAACCATCATAG